In Camelina sativa cultivar DH55 chromosome 16, Cs, whole genome shotgun sequence, a single window of DNA contains:
- the LOC104749418 gene encoding protein farnesyltransferase/geranylgeranyltransferase type-1 subunit alpha, translated as MDFDETVPLSQRSEWSDVVRLTQDDGPNPVVPIAYKDEFRETMDYFRAIYFSDERSPRALRLTEETLRLNSGNYTVWHFRRLVLEALNHDLYQELEFIERIAEDNSKNYQLWHHRRWVAEKLGPEVAGRELDCTRRVLSLDAKHYHAWSHRQWALRALGGWEDELDYCHELLEADVFNNSAWNQRYYVITQSPLLGGLEAMRESEVSYIIKAILANPANESSWRYLKGLYKDDKESWISDPSVSSVCLNVLSRTDCFHGFALSTLLDLLCDGLRPTNEHRDSVRALANEEPDTNLAYLVCTILGRVDPIRANYWAWRKSKITVAAM; from the exons ATGGATTTCGACGAGACCGTGCCACTAAGCCAGCGGTCGGAGTGGTCAGATGTGGTCCGGTTGACTCAGGACGATGGTCCGAATCCGGTGGTGCCGATCGCCTATAAGGATGAGTTCCGCGAGACTATGGATTACTTCCGTGCGATCTACTTCTCCGACGAGCGATCTCCTCGCGCACTTCGACTCACTGAAGAAACGCTCCGCTTAAACTCCGGGAACTACACA GTGTGGCATTTTAGGCGCCTGGTACTTGAGGCGCTTAATCACGACTTGTATCAAGAACTCGAGTTCATCGAACGCATTGCTGAGGATAACTCTAAGAACTACCAATTGTG gCATCATCGGCGATGGGTTGCTGAGAAACTGGGTCCTGAGGTTGCAGGGAGAGAACTTGACTGTACTCGGCGAGTACTATCACTTGATGCCAAACATTATCATGCTTGGTCACATAGACAG TGGGCACTACGTGCATTAGGAGGATGGGAAGATGAGCTTGATTACTGTCACGAGCTCCTTGAAGCTGACGTCTTTAACAATTCCGCATGGAATCAG AGGTACTACGTCATTACTCAATCTCCTTTGTTGGGAGGCTTAGAAGCTATGAGGGAATCTGAAGTAAGCTACATAATCAAAGCCATTTTAGCCAATCCCGCAAACGAGAGCTCATGGCGATACCTGAAAGGTCTTTACAAAGACGACAAAGAATCCTGGATTAGTGATCCAAGTGTTTCCTCAGTCTGTTTGAATGTTCTCTCTCGCACGGATTGCTTCCATGGATTCGCTCTTAGCACCCTTTTGGATCTTCTTTGCGACGGATTAAGACCAACGAATGAGCATAGAGACTCAGTGAGAGCTCTAGCTAATGAAGAACCAGATACCAACTTGGCATATTTGGTGTGTACTATTCTTGGTCGTGTAGATCCTATAAGAGCTAACTATTGGGCATGGAGGAAGAGCAAGATTACTGTGGCAGCAATGTGA
- the LOC104749420 gene encoding uncharacterized protein LOC104749420 isoform X1: MSTSGFSLFLALLHLMGFLFPLRVYAIRFGWICRKDIGFLEQRSCRTTVQGRYLISDDEGNVCDALSLESRTRCCPWKGERFSCHGCNLLSQCCKSYEFCVSCCLNPSRTILAQVVKVKVAKPATAGTYKTVFDFCSGRCRHNSESVVHENAYHSEFHHCFSLTSNASGANLTQVETRLLGIDVIVGSQGDSCDAVCKSRGQLCVMNKLSLLNQCDVMKRYMTCKGSCLASAGGDQPAEVVEDAPRDLYSGACLYTRTESMLSCDGSHQHTRRLCPCA; encoded by the exons ATGTCCACATCTGGGTTTAGTCTGTTCCTCGCTCTTCTACATCTCATGGGTTTCTTATTTCCGCTGAGAGTTTATGCAATTAG ATTTGGATGGATTTGCAGGAAGGATATCGGATTTTTAGAACAGAGGAGTTGCAGAACAACTGTCCAAGGAAGATACTTGATCTCAGATGATGAAG GCAATGTGTGCGATGCTCTGTCTTTGGAATCTCGAACCCGTTGTTGTCCTTGGAAAGGAGAAAGATTCTCTTGTCA TGGATGCAACCTCCTTTCACAATGCTGCAAATCTTATGAATTTTGCGTTTCTTGCTGCTTGAATCCGTCTCGC ACGATTCTTGCGCAGGTGGTTAAAGTAAAAGTTGCAAAGCCAGCTACAGCAG GGACTTACAAGActgtgtttgatttttgttctgGGAGGTGCCGACATAATTCTGAGAGTGTG GTTCATGAAAATGCTTACCACAGCGAGTTTCACCATTGTTTTTCTCTGACATCAAATGCTTCAG GGGCTAATCTCACACAAGTTGAAACCAGACTACTTGGCATTGACGTTATCGTGGGAAG TCAAGGAGATTCATGCGATGCAGTTTGCAAGTCACGTGGACAATTGTGTGTGATGAATAAACTCTCACTTCTAAACCAATGTGACGT TATGAAAAGATACATGACCTGCAAAGGGTCGTGTTTAGCAAGTGCCGGGGGTGACCAACCTGCTGAAGTTGTCGAAGATGCGCCCAGAGATTTG TATTCAGGCGCGTGTTTGTATACCCGGACAGAATCAATGCTGTCCTGTGACGGTTCACACCAACACACCCGACGACTCTGCCCATGTGCCTAG
- the LOC104749420 gene encoding uncharacterized protein LOC104749420 isoform X2 — translation MSTSGFSLFLALLHLMGFLFPLRVYAIRKDIGFLEQRSCRTTVQGRYLISDDEGNVCDALSLESRTRCCPWKGERFSCHGCNLLSQCCKSYEFCVSCCLNPSRTILAQVVKVKVAKPATAGTYKTVFDFCSGRCRHNSESVVHENAYHSEFHHCFSLTSNASGANLTQVETRLLGIDVIVGSQGDSCDAVCKSRGQLCVMNKLSLLNQCDVMKRYMTCKGSCLASAGGDQPAEVVEDAPRDLYSGACLYTRTESMLSCDGSHQHTRRLCPCA, via the exons ATGTCCACATCTGGGTTTAGTCTGTTCCTCGCTCTTCTACATCTCATGGGTTTCTTATTTCCGCTGAGAGTTTATGCAATTAG GAAGGATATCGGATTTTTAGAACAGAGGAGTTGCAGAACAACTGTCCAAGGAAGATACTTGATCTCAGATGATGAAG GCAATGTGTGCGATGCTCTGTCTTTGGAATCTCGAACCCGTTGTTGTCCTTGGAAAGGAGAAAGATTCTCTTGTCA TGGATGCAACCTCCTTTCACAATGCTGCAAATCTTATGAATTTTGCGTTTCTTGCTGCTTGAATCCGTCTCGC ACGATTCTTGCGCAGGTGGTTAAAGTAAAAGTTGCAAAGCCAGCTACAGCAG GGACTTACAAGActgtgtttgatttttgttctgGGAGGTGCCGACATAATTCTGAGAGTGTG GTTCATGAAAATGCTTACCACAGCGAGTTTCACCATTGTTTTTCTCTGACATCAAATGCTTCAG GGGCTAATCTCACACAAGTTGAAACCAGACTACTTGGCATTGACGTTATCGTGGGAAG TCAAGGAGATTCATGCGATGCAGTTTGCAAGTCACGTGGACAATTGTGTGTGATGAATAAACTCTCACTTCTAAACCAATGTGACGT TATGAAAAGATACATGACCTGCAAAGGGTCGTGTTTAGCAAGTGCCGGGGGTGACCAACCTGCTGAAGTTGTCGAAGATGCGCCCAGAGATTTG TATTCAGGCGCGTGTTTGTATACCCGGACAGAATCAATGCTGTCCTGTGACGGTTCACACCAACACACCCGACGACTCTGCCCATGTGCCTAG
- the LOC104749419 gene encoding tetrapyrrole-binding protein, chloroplastic: protein MATTNSLHHSSYTHHRHNLPSQSHFVPTSLSLKQPTSAATFSLICSASSSSSSVAVSAVSTTNASATTAESATIFDVLENHLVSQNFRQADEETRRLLIQIAGEAAVKRGYVFFSEVKSISTEDLKAIDNLWMKHSDGRFGYSVQRKIWLKVKKDFTRFFVKVEWMKLLDTEVVQYGYRAFPDEFKWELNDETPLGHLPLTNALRGTQLLKCVLSHPAFATADDDNSGETEQELNRGVAVAKEQQTETPAGGDKRLFKTNYTF, encoded by the coding sequence ATGGCGACCACAAACTCTCTCCACCACTCTTCTTACACGCACCACCGCCACAATCTCCCTTCCCAATCTCATTTCGTACCTACTTCTCTCTCCCTCAAACAACCCACTTCCGCCGCAACATTCTCACTTATCTGctctgcttcttcctcctcctcctccgtggCCGTCTCCGCCGTTTCTACCACAAACGCCTCCGCCACGACCGCCGAATCCGCGACCATATTCGACGTTTTGGAGAACCACCTCGTCAGTCAAAACTTCCGACAAGCCGACGAGGAGACTCGGAGATTACTCATTCAGATAGCAGGAGAAGCCGCCGTGAAGCGCGGCTACGTTTTCTTCTCCGAGGTGAAATCAATCTCGACCGAAGATCTCAAAGCTATAGACAATCTATGGATGAAACACAGCGACGGGAGATTCGGTTACAGCGTGCAGCGCAAAATCTGGTTGAAAGTGAAGAAAGATTTCACAAGATTCTTCGTTAAAGTTGAGTGGATGAAGCTTCTTGATACAGAGGTTGTTCAATACGGTTACAGAGCGTTTCCTGACGAATTCAAGTGGGAGCTTAACGATGAAACGCCTTTAGGACACTTACCGCTCACTAACGCCTTGAGAGGTACGCAGCTTCTCAAATGCGTTTTAAGCCATCCCGCTTTTGCGACTGCTGATGATGATAACAGTGGAGAGACAGAACAAGAGCTTAACAGAGGTGTCGCCGTGGCTAAGGAACAACAGACTGAGACACCAGCAGGAGGAGACAAAAGACTGTTTAAAACAAACTACACCTTCTAA